Proteins encoded in a region of the Moritella marina ATCC 15381 genome:
- a CDS encoding type II secretion system protein — MPNTTHSKKRDTQHNGFTLIELVIVIVVLGILAATAIPKFINLRHDSRAATLESIKGTMESALQLVHARAQMENQTSGNGEIEINGVKVPLYNGYPSVDGRDTFPELNAQVKAWIEIDSVDRNTAFGDRNAANFFTDRARRYNQIFIFFMTDYDSKGVNFQCQIRYENSALVAAPTIRVLTDSC, encoded by the coding sequence ATGCCAAACACCACACACTCTAAAAAGCGTGATACACAACATAACGGCTTTACCCTGATTGAATTAGTTATCGTGATTGTGGTACTTGGCATATTAGCCGCGACTGCAATACCCAAGTTCATCAATCTCAGACATGATTCAAGAGCCGCTACGTTAGAATCTATTAAAGGCACGATGGAAAGCGCATTGCAGTTAGTGCATGCTCGCGCACAAATGGAAAATCAAACCAGTGGTAATGGCGAAATTGAAATCAATGGGGTTAAAGTGCCCTTGTATAATGGTTATCCCTCGGTTGATGGCCGAGATACTTTCCCCGAACTTAATGCTCAAGTGAAAGCATGGATCGAGATTGATAGTGTCGATAGGAATACCGCCTTCGGTGATCGTAACGCGGCCAACTTTTTCACTGATAGAGCAAGAAGGTACAATCAAATATTTATCTTTTTCATGACTGACTATGATAGCAAAGGCGTTAATTTTCAATGCCAAATTCGCTACGAAAACTCGGCGCTCGTAGCCGCGCCCACAATTAGGGTGTTAACAGACAGTTGTTAA
- the phhA gene encoding phenylalanine 4-monooxygenase, which translates to MNSSLAIKADLAVAEKVKYVSRQPDQNGYIHYSDEEHCTWATLYNRQTEIIKGRACDEFIAGIDLLQMSADQIPQLPDINRKLKKLTGWQVENVPALIGFERFFELLANKRFPAATFIRTKADIDYIQEPDIFHELFGHCPLLTNQAYADFSQHYGELGLKADKADRPMLARLYWFTIEFGLMQTQQGLKIFGGGILSSKQETCYSLESDIPNRQPLQVIEAFRTHYRIDELQKNYFVINQLTDLQQLVKLDLITLIKEAKILGMKPSAHTPKEDKAC; encoded by the coding sequence ATGAACTCATCTTTAGCTATTAAAGCGGATTTAGCCGTAGCAGAAAAAGTAAAATATGTTTCACGCCAACCAGACCAAAACGGCTACATACATTATAGCGATGAGGAACACTGCACTTGGGCTACGTTATATAACCGTCAAACCGAAATCATTAAAGGCCGTGCCTGTGATGAATTTATTGCCGGTATTGATCTGCTGCAGATGAGCGCAGATCAGATCCCACAGCTACCAGATATAAACCGAAAACTAAAAAAATTAACCGGTTGGCAAGTCGAGAACGTGCCTGCTTTAATTGGCTTTGAACGCTTTTTTGAATTACTGGCGAATAAACGCTTTCCAGCAGCAACTTTTATCCGCACCAAAGCAGACATAGACTACATTCAAGAACCGGATATTTTTCATGAATTATTTGGTCATTGCCCACTACTCACCAATCAAGCTTACGCTGACTTTTCCCAGCATTACGGTGAGCTAGGATTAAAAGCCGACAAAGCCGACCGGCCTATGTTGGCACGTTTGTACTGGTTTACCATTGAGTTTGGTTTAATGCAGACTCAGCAAGGTTTAAAAATATTTGGTGGTGGTATTCTGTCGTCAAAACAAGAAACGTGCTACAGCTTAGAAAGCGATATTCCCAATCGACAACCGCTGCAAGTCATCGAAGCATTTCGAACCCATTACCGTATCGATGAACTGCAAAAGAATTACTTTGTAATTAACCAGCTAACGGACTTACAACAATTAGTTAAGCTCGATTTAATTACCTTGATCAAAGAAGCTAAAATATTAGGCATGAAACCGTCGGCGCATACGCCGAAAGAAGATAAGGCTTGTTAA
- a CDS encoding type II secretion system protein encodes MPKQQYMKSHHAKSKGFTLIELVIVIIVLGVLAATAVPKFINLRADSKAATLEAIRGSMESAMQLVYAKAAIEGKTTGEAEITINGVQVPIYNGYPAFATAGTLKKINEQLKALLEIDSVGADVAEQDHKAAPFYISRSSRNGVLYIMFSSDVEFKGVNFKCQVNYTNKIPNPNRPNDPIVPLSIGVLTEQC; translated from the coding sequence ATGCCAAAGCAACAATACATGAAATCACACCATGCAAAGAGTAAAGGCTTTACGCTGATTGAATTAGTCATCGTGATTATTGTGCTTGGTGTATTAGCCGCGACAGCCGTGCCTAAATTCATCAATCTAAGAGCTGATTCAAAAGCAGCGACATTAGAAGCCATAAGAGGATCGATGGAAAGTGCAATGCAACTTGTTTATGCCAAAGCCGCCATCGAAGGTAAAACGACAGGTGAAGCGGAAATAACAATTAATGGTGTTCAAGTCCCGATATACAATGGTTATCCGGCATTTGCCACTGCAGGGACTTTAAAGAAGATTAATGAGCAACTTAAAGCGTTACTAGAAATAGACTCTGTAGGTGCCGATGTCGCAGAACAAGATCATAAGGCCGCACCATTTTATATATCTAGAAGTTCGAGGAACGGTGTTCTTTACATTATGTTCAGTAGTGACGTTGAATTTAAGGGTGTGAACTTCAAATGCCAAGTTAATTATACAAATAAAATACCCAATCCAAACAGACCAAATGATCCAATCGTCCCCTTATCTATTGGCGTGCTAACAGAGCAATGCTAG
- a CDS encoding PLP-dependent aminotransferase family protein, whose amino-acid sequence MTKISTRVITKVLLYQQVADDLRDLINQGVYLPGDKLPSLRALSVKRKMSIATIQRALEELEIVGLIEARPKSGYYVCFNNSTDAVIELPNMGMSMTMKPKSVKIHELASQIFHQCGAPDVINMGTSYPSSDFMPTPALQKISNQVIKHHMADIVEVQFSAGNTLLRDVLAKRMNESGCQVSASDVIVTNGCLEALSVCLRAVAKPGATIALESPGFVGSLQLIESLGYKALEIPCHPVTGMSLEALELALEQWQISAVLVVPSYSNPLGSCMPETNRKQLVELLATKDIPLIEDDLLGDLSFDGSRLKPCKAFDKKGMVLYCSSVSKTIASGLRVGWIAPGAYYKEVSYFKTFTNISAPQFSQIVVAQFYNSGKYERHVRQLTAKIAKQVYQIQSLIRQHFPDGTQVSNPQGGCILWVVLSQDIDGHELHLKAIDMGIGIIPGQLSSATNKFDHCIRINCACDPKIDIQSSIKTLAAIATRLLIK is encoded by the coding sequence ATGACGAAAATATCGACGAGAGTAATAACCAAAGTATTGTTATATCAGCAAGTAGCTGATGATTTACGCGACTTAATTAATCAAGGCGTGTATTTACCAGGTGATAAATTACCGTCGCTAAGAGCGTTATCTGTAAAGCGGAAAATGAGTATTGCCACGATACAAAGGGCGCTTGAAGAACTTGAGATTGTTGGTCTGATTGAAGCTAGGCCAAAATCAGGTTATTACGTCTGCTTTAATAATAGCACTGACGCGGTGATTGAACTGCCTAACATGGGCATGAGTATGACCATGAAACCCAAGTCGGTGAAGATCCATGAACTCGCCAGTCAGATATTTCATCAATGTGGCGCGCCTGATGTGATCAATATGGGCACCTCGTATCCGTCGAGTGATTTTATGCCGACCCCCGCGTTGCAAAAAATATCCAACCAAGTGATCAAACACCACATGGCGGATATTGTTGAAGTGCAGTTTTCGGCGGGTAATACCTTATTACGCGATGTGCTGGCTAAGCGCATGAATGAATCGGGCTGTCAGGTATCAGCAAGTGATGTGATTGTCACTAATGGTTGTTTAGAGGCATTGTCGGTGTGTTTACGTGCCGTTGCTAAACCGGGCGCTACGATTGCATTGGAGTCGCCGGGTTTTGTTGGTTCATTACAGTTAATCGAATCATTAGGTTATAAAGCGCTGGAGATACCGTGTCACCCCGTTACCGGCATGAGCCTTGAAGCACTGGAATTAGCGTTAGAGCAATGGCAAATATCGGCGGTATTAGTGGTGCCAAGTTACAGTAACCCATTGGGTTCGTGTATGCCTGAAACGAATCGTAAACAGCTGGTGGAGTTGTTAGCAACGAAAGATATTCCCTTAATTGAAGATGATTTGTTAGGGGATTTATCGTTTGATGGTTCACGGTTAAAACCCTGTAAAGCATTCGATAAAAAAGGCATGGTGTTGTATTGCTCGTCGGTATCAAAAACCATCGCTTCTGGATTACGGGTGGGGTGGATTGCACCGGGCGCGTATTACAAAGAAGTCTCTTATTTTAAGACGTTCACGAATATTAGCGCACCACAGTTTTCGCAGATTGTCGTGGCGCAGTTTTATAACAGTGGCAAGTATGAACGTCATGTGCGTCAATTAACGGCTAAGATCGCTAAGCAGGTATATCAGATCCAATCGTTAATTCGTCAACATTTCCCTGACGGTACACAAGTCTCGAATCCGCAAGGTGGTTGTATTTTGTGGGTCGTCTTATCGCAAGACATTGATGGTCATGAACTGCATCTTAAGGCTATTGATATGGGCATAGGCATTATTCCGGGGCAGTTGAGCAGTGCGACGAACAAGTTTGATCACTGTATCCGTATTAACTGTGCTTGCGATCCTAAAATTGATATTCAGAGCAGTATTAAAACCTTAGCTGCTATCGCGACTAGACTGTTAATTAAATAG